A DNA window from Phragmites australis chromosome 11, lpPhrAust1.1, whole genome shotgun sequence contains the following coding sequences:
- the LOC133885450 gene encoding uncharacterized protein LOC133885450, giving the protein MASKAWIAEKVAPILRKNPNIGAKGLKEKLEEKYTVILSYHTVWAGRPKAADQIFGSWEDSFEMLYRFKAEVELRSPGSVVEVAVKEVGDEIYFDKFFCCFKPCIDGFLNGCRPYLSVDSTALNGRWNGHLASAIALDGHNWMFPVAFGFFDAETTDNWSWFMHQLQKAIGNPPDLAISSDACKGLESAVKKVYPWAEHRECFRHLMQNFIKKFQGPVYGNMYPAARAYKADRFEHYMGIILEADPTVANYLDKWHNLLWMRCRFSEEIKCDYITNNLAESFNKWVKDIKDLPVCELADTLRSMIMQLFEKRRRIGERLQGVILPALVTELNAMTRGLGHLRVTKGAKNTAEVTERTVEQELLRHVVHLDSHECTCREWQLSGKPCQHALALITTSRNLKMEDYLHPCYSVRTFKIAYAGVIQPMTDKSQWPIVDLGFKVLPPLSKRSAGRQRKQRILGCLEKGKSRGKGAWQVKCTRCGGMGHRKTSPKCPYNGTKKRKNQSKKMQPGRKTGAAESSATTPKRQKLAMPQATSSSPGPVTRRQLALSLSGEGPIQLLATPSRVTKSPAKTTAKKKLTPRKGKK; this is encoded by the exons ATGGCTTCTAAGGCTTGGATTGCAGAGAAAGTAGCACCTATTCTGAGGAAGAACCCAAATATTGGTGCAAAGGGTCTGAAGGAGAAGTTGGAGGAGAAGTACACTGTGATATTGTCATATCATACTGTATGGGCTGGTAGACCGAAGGCTGCAGACCAGATTTTTGGCTCATGGGAAGACAGTTTTGAGATGTTGTATAGGTTCAAGGCAGAGGTCGAGCTGAGGAGCCCTGGGAGTGTTGTAGAGGTAGCTGTAAAGGAGGTTGGAGATGAGATTTATTTTGACAAATTCTTTTGCTGCTTTAAACCATGTATTGATGGTTTCCTAAATGGTTGTAGGCCATATTTGAGTGTAGATTCAACTGCCCTGAATGGGAGATGGAATGGCCATCTGGCTTCAGCTATTGCCCTTGATGGACACAACTGGATGTTTCCAGTTGCTTTTGGATTCTTTGATGCAGAGACCACTGATAACTGGTCTTGGTTCATGCATCAACTGCAGAAGGCTATTGGAAATCCACCTGATTTAGCCATCAGCTCAGATGCTTGTAAGGGGCTTGAGAGTGCTGTGAAGAAGGTGTATCCTTGGGCAGAGCATAGAGAGTGTTTCAGACATTTGATGCAGAACTTTATTAAGAAGTTCCAAGGGCCAGTTTATGGTAACATGTACCCTGCAGCCAGAGCTTACAAGGCTGATAGGTTTGAGCACTATATGGGCATCATACTTGAAGCAGATCCAACTGTTGCTAACTACCTAGATAAGTGGCACAATCTTCTTTGGATGAGATGCAGATTCTCAGAGGAGATCAAATGTGATTACATTACCAATAACCTGGCTGAATCATTTAACAAGTGGGTGAAGGACATCAAGGACCTTCCAGTGTGTGAGCTTGCTGACACATTAAGGTCCATGATAATGCAGCTGTTtgagaagaggagaaggatAGGTGAGAGACTACAAGGTGTTATTCTTCCAGCACTAGTTACAGAACTGAATGCAATGACTAGAGGTTTGGGGCACTTGAGGGTTACTAAGGGTGCAAAGAATACAGCAGAGGTCACTGAGAGGACTGTGGAGCAAGAACTACTTAGGCATGTTGTGCATCTAGATAGTCATGAGTGCACATGTAGAGAATGGCAACTTTCTGGGAAGCCATGCCAACATGCCTTGGCATTAATAACTACTAGTAGAAACCTTAAGATGGAAGACTATCTGCATCCATGTTATTCAGTGAGGACTTTTAAAATAGCATATGCAGGAGTAATTCAGCCCATGACAGATAAGTCTCAATGGCCTATAGTAGATCTTGGGTTCAAGGTGTTGCCTCCTCTGTCAAAGAGATCTGCAGGAAGACAAAGGAAGCAAAGGATTTTAGGATGCTTGGAGAAAGGCAAATCCAGGGGGAAGGGTGCATGGCAGGTCAAGTGCACAAGATGTGGAGGGATGGGGCATAGAAAGACATCCCCAAAATGTCCTTATAATGGAACAAAAAAAAG GAAGAATCAGTCCAAGAAGATGCAGCCAGGGCGAAAAACAGGTGCAGCTGAATCTAGTGCCACAACACCCAAAAGGCAAAAGCTTGCAATGCCTCA